The Argonema galeatum A003/A1 genome includes a window with the following:
- a CDS encoding aldo/keto reductase has product MKLPPSSRSQFTPDLNICRILNGMWQVSGAHGRIDAKAAISTMFDYVDAGFTTWDLADHYGPAEDFIGEFRRQLIATRGKEALSNIQAFTKWVPRPGKMTRKLVEDNINISLKRMDVDCLDLLQFHWWEYSDINYLDALKYMSELQAEGKIKHLALTNFDTEHLKIIFDAGIKIVSNQVQFSLVDRRPEVNMIQFCEQHDIKLFAYGTLCGGLLSEKYWGRPEPRGGDLATVSLRKYKNMVDAWGGWNLFQELLNVLKQIADKYGVSISNVAVRYILDKPAVAGAIVGARLGISENMEENAKVFGLTLDALDYEQINAVSSKSRNLYELIGDCGDEYRR; this is encoded by the coding sequence ATGAAACTACCTCCATCAAGCCGATCGCAATTCACCCCCGATCTGAATATCTGCCGGATCTTAAATGGGATGTGGCAGGTATCTGGCGCACACGGACGAATCGACGCGAAAGCCGCCATTTCTACTATGTTTGATTACGTGGATGCAGGCTTCACCACTTGGGACTTAGCAGACCATTATGGCCCAGCAGAAGATTTTATTGGCGAGTTCAGGCGGCAATTAATTGCGACTCGTGGCAAAGAAGCTTTATCGAACATCCAAGCTTTCACAAAATGGGTGCCTCGTCCAGGAAAAATGACTCGCAAGTTGGTCGAAGACAACATCAATATATCCCTAAAAAGAATGGATGTTGATTGTTTAGATCTGCTACAGTTTCACTGGTGGGAATACAGCGATATAAACTACCTGGATGCACTTAAATATATGTCGGAACTCCAGGCGGAAGGAAAAATAAAGCATCTGGCTTTAACTAATTTTGATACTGAACATTTAAAAATTATCTTCGATGCAGGGATAAAGATTGTATCGAATCAGGTGCAATTTTCTTTGGTTGACCGCCGACCGGAAGTAAATATGATTCAATTTTGCGAACAGCACGATATTAAGCTGTTTGCTTACGGGACACTTTGCGGCGGTTTGTTATCGGAGAAATATTGGGGTCGTCCCGAACCGCGAGGCGGAGATCTTGCTACGGTTAGCTTGAGGAAATACAAGAATATGGTGGATGCTTGGGGAGGGTGGAACCTATTTCAAGAATTGCTGAATGTACTCAAACAAATTGCAGATAAATATGGAGTCAGTATTTCTAACGTAGCTGTGCGTTACATTTTGGACAAGCCAGCTGTGGCGGGTGCGATCGTTGGTGCTAGGCTTGGCATATCGGAAAATATGGAAGAAAATGCCAAGGTGTTTGGTTTGACGCTGGACGCGCTGGATTACGAACAGATTAATGCAGTTTCTAGTAAGTCCCGTAATTTGTATGAGTTAATCGGTGACTGCGGGGATGAATATCGGCGGTAA
- the pyrF gene encoding orotidine-5'-phosphate decarboxylase: protein MTDRKIIVPLDVPTEEDAIALIEKLPQVTFWKVGLELFVSTGSGILTTLKERQKRIFLDLKFHDIPNTVAGACRAAGRYGVDLVTIHATAGRKALQAAQTAVQEGAEAAGYPPPKLIAITVLTSLNSRDLAFDLKIPLELPEYALQMALLAKEAGLDGGVCSPQEASQLREVCGDEFLLVCPGVRPKWAEAGDQKRNLTPAEAIKAGADYLVIGRPITAAPDPVAAFERICDEL, encoded by the coding sequence ATGACCGATCGCAAAATTATTGTCCCTCTGGATGTACCAACTGAAGAAGATGCGATCGCACTTATCGAAAAACTTCCGCAAGTAACTTTCTGGAAAGTTGGCTTAGAATTATTTGTCAGCACTGGTTCTGGAATTCTTACAACGCTAAAAGAGCGGCAAAAGCGGATTTTCCTAGACCTCAAATTTCACGATATCCCCAACACCGTCGCCGGTGCTTGCCGTGCTGCGGGTAGGTATGGAGTTGATTTAGTCACCATCCACGCTACCGCCGGTCGTAAGGCACTACAGGCGGCTCAAACTGCTGTACAGGAAGGTGCCGAAGCTGCTGGGTATCCACCACCCAAATTAATAGCCATTACCGTACTCACCAGCCTGAACTCGCGGGATTTAGCTTTTGACCTCAAAATTCCCTTGGAACTGCCAGAATACGCCCTACAGATGGCGCTGCTAGCCAAAGAAGCGGGTTTGGATGGAGGAGTTTGTTCGCCCCAAGAAGCATCGCAATTGCGAGAGGTATGCGGAGATGAATTTCTCCTCGTCTGTCCGGGAGTGCGACCGAAGTGGGCCGAAGCTGGAGATCAAAAGCGAAATCTCACCCCAGCGGAAGCTATTAAAGCTGGCGCTGACTACCTGGTTATCGGTCGCCCCATTACTGCTGCACCCGATCCAGTTGCTGCTTTTGAACGAATTTGCGATGAATTATGA